In a single window of the Nicotiana tomentosiformis chromosome 10, ASM39032v3, whole genome shotgun sequence genome:
- the LOC138899935 gene encoding uncharacterized protein, which yields MCTFVYAKCSSLERLELWDNMYYLASDMKLPWVVVGDFDVVLHEDKKTGGLLVHPPEYEDFAFCVKSCGLFDLGYKGSPFPWWNGRPNAECIFKRLDRVFVNLPFQNLFPTIDVEHLIRTGSDHAPLFMSCGEQATNFIKPFKFLNFWTKHETFKEVVRQNWSADFIGDPYLMLKRGSC from the coding sequence ATGTGTACTTTTGTATATGCTAAATGTTCTTCACTTGAGAGGCTGGAATTGTgggataatatgtattatcttgcAAGTGATATGAAGTTGCCTTGGGTTGTTGTtggtgattttgatgttgtgctACATGAAGATAAGAAGACTGGGGGACTGCTAGTTCACCCTCCTGAATACGAAGACTTTGCTTTTTGTGTGAAATCTTGTGGGCTATTTGATTTAGGCTACAAAGGAAGTCCATTCCCCTGGTGGAATGGTAGACCAAATGCTGAGTGTATCTTTAAGAGGCTGGATAGAGTTTTTGTGAACTTACCATTCCAGAATCTATTCCCTACCATTGATGTTGAACATCTCATTAGGACTGGATCAGATCATGCTCCTCTATTCATGAGCTGTGGTGAACAAGCTACTAACTTCATCAAGCCTTTTAAGTTCCTGAACTTCTGGACCAAACATGAAACATTTAAGGAGGTGGTTAGGCAGAACTGGAGTGCTGACTTTATTGGAGATCCATATCTCATGCtcaagaggggcagctgttga